The genomic region GCCGGGCCGCGCTCGCCGACAATGAGTTCGCCCTCGCCCAGCCAGATCGTTTTTTTTGCGCACAGGTCCTTGAAGACCAGGGCGCGGAGCACGGGCAGGGAGTGTTTGCCGTAATTTTCCGTGTAGAAGGCCGTTTCGAGCAGGGCGCGTTCGATGGAAATGGCCGGCACGGCCTCGAAGCTTTCCTGGCGCAGACGGGCGATGCGAGCGTTCATCTATCCTCCGACGCGGACCGAAAGGCCGCGGGCTTGCAGGCGTTGGACGGCCCTGTTCACGAGGGCCGGGTCTGATGGGGGGATGGCGTCTCCGGGGTAGGGGAGCCCGAGCTTTTGGTATTTGCCTCTGGCCGTGGCGTGGTAGGGCAGAACGTCAATGTTGGCGACCCCCGGCAGGGACGTGGCGAAGCGGCCCGTGGCCTCGATATTATCGTCGTCATCATTGATGCCCGGAATCAGGGGCAGACGGAAGCGGATGACTACGCCCGCATGGGCGAGGCGCCGGGCATTGTCGAGGATGAGGGCGTTGTCCACGCCCGTGGCTGTGCGGTGTTTGGCGGTGTCCATGTGTTTGAGGTCGAACAGGAACAGGTCCGTGTGCGGCGCGATTCGCGTCAGCACGTCCCAAGCCGCCAAACCGCTGGTGTCCACGGCCCGGTGCCAGCCCCGGGCGCCGCATGCCCGCAGCAGGGCTTCCAGGAATTCCGGCTGGGCCAGGGGCTCGCCCCCGGAAAAGGTCACGCCGCCGTTGGTGCCTTCAAAGAACGGGGCATCTTTGGCGATTTCGGCGATCACGCTGTTCACGGTCCGACGCTGTCCGATGCATTCATGGGCCAGGGACGGGCAGATTTCGGCGCAGGTTCCGCAGATCATGCACTCCGAGTGGTCGCGGACAATGCCCACTCCATCTACCCGAAGCGCGTTCTGCGGGCAGGCCGGGACGCAGTCGCCGCAGCCCACGCATTTGCCCGGCACGGTGTGGATTTCCGTCCCGAAGCGCATGCCTTCGGGATTGTGGCACCACCGGCAGGACAGGGGGCAGCCCTTCAGAAACACCGTTGTTCTCAGATCTGGCCCATCGTGCAGGGCATAGCGCTTGATGGCGAAGATGATGCCCGTGGGCGAGGTCCGCGACATGGGTTATCCGGTAATAAATATCGTTATGTTCAACAAGTGGATGCGTCTCGGTTGTTGTTGGACAGAGAGATAAAAAGAAATGTCCGCCCTGGAAAGAGGGAAAGAACGTGCCGGGTTTTTGAAAGAAAAACTTGCCTCTTGCCCGATAAATACGTAATCGCCAAAACCATGTATCAATCGAAGGTCGGTTGATGCGCGGAGTGTGGAGACGGGAAGGGTTTGGACCCAAAGGCGCGACAGATCCGATGGGGGACTCAACCTGGATTGTTTAGTTTTTTTACAGGAGACTATTGTATCATGTCGAAGAACATTTATGTCGGAAATCTGCCCTGGAGTGCCACCGAGCAGGATGTGGAAAATCTGTTTGCCACGTACGGCCAGGTCGCGAATGTTAAACTGATTTCCGACCGCGAAACAGGCAGAGCCCGCGGCTTTGGGTTCGTTGAAATGGAAAGTGGCGCCGACGAGGCCATTGCCGCTTTGGACGGCGCTGATTACGGCGGACGTTCCCTGAAGGTCAACGAAGCCCGTCCCCGCCCCGAGCGTGAACGTCGGCCCAGATGGTAGTCGCGTCTATCTGAGCTACTCCAACCCTGCTTCGGCAGGGTTTTTTTTTGCCGTCGGGCAGTTTATTTCCGGTCGGAT from Deltaproteobacteria bacterium harbors:
- a CDS encoding glycyl-radical enzyme activating protein, which gives rise to MSRTSPTGIIFAIKRYALHDGPDLRTTVFLKGCPLSCRWCHNPEGMRFGTEIHTVPGKCVGCGDCVPACPQNALRVDGVGIVRDHSECMICGTCAEICPSLAHECIGQRRTVNSVIAEIAKDAPFFEGTNGGVTFSGGEPLAQPEFLEALLRACGARGWHRAVDTSGLAAWDVLTRIAPHTDLFLFDLKHMDTAKHRTATGVDNALILDNARRLAHAGVVIRFRLPLIPGINDDDDNIEATGRFATSLPGVANIDVLPYHATARGKYQKLGLPYPGDAIPPSDPALVNRAVQRLQARGLSVRVGG
- a CDS encoding RNA-binding protein, which gives rise to MSKNIYVGNLPWSATEQDVENLFATYGQVANVKLISDRETGRARGFGFVEMESGADEAIAALDGADYGGRSLKVNEARPRPERERRPRW